In Candidatus Zixiibacteriota bacterium, the following are encoded in one genomic region:
- the mdh gene encoding malate dehydrogenase yields the protein MNRKVAVVGAGNVGASVAQYIAETNLADVVMVDILEGIPQGKALDLTQAGPVRMYNAHVTGTNDYKDIEGADLVVMTAGLARKPGMSREDLLKANADIVGGAADNIKKFAPKSFVIVVTNPLDIMTYHMFKRTGFKANRVCGQAGILDSIRFRAFVAMELGVAMTDVQAMVLGGHGDTMVPLPRYTTVGGVPIGELISAERIKAISDRTRDGGAEIVKLLKSGSAYYAPAAATVEMVKAILLDEKRVVPLSAYLTGQYGMKDLYIGVPAVLGAHGVEKILELKLGKDELELLQKSGQTYKGFLKEIGY from the coding sequence ATGAACAGGAAAGTAGCAGTAGTCGGAGCCGGCAATGTCGGCGCTTCAGTGGCTCAGTATATCGCCGAGACGAATCTTGCCGATGTCGTCATGGTCGATATTCTTGAAGGCATTCCCCAGGGGAAAGCGCTCGATTTGACCCAGGCCGGTCCCGTCAGAATGTACAACGCTCACGTGACTGGAACCAATGACTACAAGGATATTGAGGGAGCCGACCTGGTGGTGATGACCGCCGGTCTGGCGCGCAAGCCGGGGATGTCGCGTGAGGACCTTCTCAAAGCAAACGCCGATATCGTTGGTGGCGCCGCGGACAATATCAAGAAATTTGCCCCCAAGTCTTTTGTAATCGTCGTCACCAATCCGCTGGACATCATGACTTATCATATGTTCAAGCGGACCGGCTTTAAAGCCAACCGGGTCTGCGGGCAGGCCGGCATTCTCGACTCGATCCGTTTTCGCGCCTTTGTCGCTATGGAACTGGGAGTGGCTATGACCGATGTGCAGGCGATGGTTCTGGGCGGACATGGCGATACGATGGTCCCGCTTCCCCGGTACACTACGGTTGGCGGCGTTCCGATCGGCGAACTTATCAGCGCCGAAAGAATCAAAGCGATATCAGACCGGACGCGGGATGGCGGCGCCGAAATAGTGAAACTTCTCAAATCCGGCTCGGCGTACTATGCCCCGGCGGCGGCAACGGTAGAAATGGTGAAGGCGATACTCCTCGATGAAAAACGGGTGGTTCCTCTTTCGGCATATCTGACCGGGCAGTACGGAATGAAGGACCTTTATATCGGCGTGCCGGCGGTTCTGGGAGCCCATGGTGTGGAAAAGATTCTGGAACTGAAACTCGGCAAAGATGAACTCGAACTGCTCCAGAAGTCGGGACAGACCTACAAAGGATTCCTCAAAGAAATCGGCTATTAA
- the icd gene encoding isocitrate dehydrogenase (NADP(+)) has protein sequence MPSKFKHIVVPKEGEKITVKNGKLQIPDNPIIPVIEGDGIGRDIMKATRRVVDAAVEKAYGGKRRIVWMDIYAGENAEKLYGTVMPKETFDAIKQYIVALKGPLTTPVGGGFRSLNVTLRQVLNLYACVRPVRYFQGVPAPVTHPEKMNVVIFRENTEDVYAGIEWEKGSKEVKTVIDFLNKKFKLKIRSDSGIGVKPISVTGTKRLVRKAINYALAKGRKSVTLVHKGNIMKYTEGAFRDWGYKLATTEFRDKVVTEEELFSKYNGQLPEGKIIIKDRIADSMFQQILTRTDEYEVLATPNLNGDYLSDACAAQVGGLGMAPGANIGDFVGLFEATHGTAPKYADKDVINPGSLILSACMMLEYMNWDEAARMIENGIETTIKNKTVTYDLERLMEGATKVSTSQFATNIINNMR, from the coding sequence TTGCCAAGCAAATTCAAACATATCGTTGTCCCCAAAGAAGGGGAGAAAATTACGGTCAAAAACGGGAAACTCCAGATTCCCGACAACCCGATAATTCCGGTTATTGAAGGTGACGGCATAGGCCGTGATATCATGAAAGCGACCCGCCGGGTGGTTGATGCCGCCGTGGAAAAGGCGTACGGCGGAAAACGCCGGATTGTCTGGATGGATATCTATGCCGGCGAAAATGCCGAAAAGCTCTACGGGACAGTGATGCCGAAAGAGACTTTCGATGCCATCAAGCAGTATATTGTCGCCCTCAAAGGTCCCCTGACGACCCCGGTAGGCGGCGGCTTCCGTTCTCTCAATGTCACCCTGCGGCAGGTATTGAATCTGTACGCCTGCGTCAGGCCGGTGCGTTATTTTCAGGGGGTGCCGGCGCCGGTGACACATCCGGAGAAAATGAATGTGGTGATTTTCCGGGAGAATACCGAAGATGTTTACGCCGGAATCGAGTGGGAAAAGGGGAGCAAAGAGGTTAAGACCGTTATCGATTTTCTCAACAAGAAATTCAAGCTGAAAATCCGCTCCGACTCCGGAATCGGGGTGAAGCCGATTTCGGTCACCGGCACCAAGCGGCTGGTCCGTAAAGCCATCAATTATGCTCTCGCCAAGGGACGCAAGTCGGTTACCCTGGTGCACAAAGGGAATATCATGAAATATACCGAGGGGGCGTTCCGCGACTGGGGATACAAACTTGCCACGACCGAGTTCCGCGACAAAGTGGTGACCGAGGAAGAGCTCTTTTCCAAGTACAATGGCCAGCTTCCCGAGGGAAAGATAATCATCAAAGATAGAATCGCCGATTCGATGTTTCAGCAGATTCTGACCCGCACCGATGAGTATGAAGTGCTGGCGACGCCGAACTTGAATGGCGATTATCTCTCTGATGCCTGCGCGGCGCAGGTCGGCGGACTGGGAATGGCGCCCGGCGCCAATATCGGCGACTTTGTCGGGCTGTTTGAGGCGACTCACGGCACCGCTCCGAAGTATGCCGATAAGGATGTTATCAATCCCGGCTCCCTGATTCTCTCCGCCTGCATGATGCTGGAGTATATGAACTGGGATGAAGCCGCCAGGATGATTGAGAACGGCATCGAGACAACCATCAAGAACAAAACGGTCACCTATGACCTGGAACGTCTGATGGAAGGAGCGACCAAGGTCTCCACCTCGCAGTTTGCCACGAATATTATCAACAATATGAGATAA